A stretch of Malus sylvestris chromosome 11, drMalSylv7.2, whole genome shotgun sequence DNA encodes these proteins:
- the LOC126590122 gene encoding NEDD8-specific protease 1, with amino-acid sequence MGKPNPDEKILSYNDVVLRRSDLDILSGPYFLNDRLIEFYFSYLSSCSEEILLIPPSIAFWMMNAVGQGLHEFLVPLNLPDKKLVIFPVNDNEDVSEAGGGSHWSLLAFERDSNVFVHHDSNGGMNRRHAKKLYDAVVDFMSVSSSATKPTYQECSDSPQQVNGYDCGLYVLAIARVICSWYGSKDKGEQTLWFHAVREQVTPSVVAAMRNEILELIRGLMPVK; translated from the coding sequence ATGGGAAAACCCAATCCTGATGAAAAGATTCTCAGCTACAATGATGTTGTACTCAGACGATCAGACTTGGATATCCTCAGTGGCCCGTATTTTCTCAATGATCGACTCATCGAGTTTTATTTCAGTTACCTGTCATCATGCTCTGAGGAGATATTACTCATTCCACCTTCAATTGCATTCTGGATGATGAATGCAGTTGGTCAAGGCCTCCACGAGTTCCTGGTACCTCTTAATTTGCCTGATAAAAAACTGGTAATCTTTCCAGTCAATGACAATGAGGATGTGAGTGAAGCTGGAGGTGGATCTCACTGGAGCCTACTTGCATTTGAGAGAGATTCTAACGTCTTTGTTCATCATGATAGCAATGGAGGGATGAATAGAAGGCACGCTAAAAAACTGTATGATGCGGTTGTTGACTTCATGAGTGTCTCCAGTTCAGCAACTAAGCCCACTTATCAAGAGTGTAGTGATTCACCGCAACAAGTAAACGGTTATGATTGTGGCTTGTATGTGTTGGCTATTGCAAGGGTTATATGCAGCTGGTACGGAAGTAAAGACAAAGGTGAGCAGACTTTGTGGTTCCATGCTGTGCGCGAGCAGGTCACTCCATCTGTTGTTGCTGCAATGCGAAACGAAATCCTGGAGCTGATAAGAGGTCTCATGCCCGTGAAGTGA
- the LOC126589612 gene encoding V-type proton ATPase subunit a1-like — MEKFIDNLPAMDLMRSEKMTFVQLIIPVESAHRAISYLGELGLLQFRDLNADKSPFQRTFVNQVKRCAEMSRKLRFFRDQISKAGLLSSVHPVLQPDIDLEELEIQLAEHEHELIEMNSNSDRLQHSYNELLEFKMVLQKASGFLVSSNSHAVSEERELDENIYSNDNYGDEVSLLEQDIRPGPSDQSGLRFVSGIICKSKALRFERMLFRATRGNMLFNHAPADEQIMDPLSTEMVEKTVFVVFFSGMQAKTKILKICEAFGANCYPVPEDITKQRQITREVSSRLAELETTLDAGIRHRNKALTSVGFHLAKWINMVRREKAVYDTLNMLNFDVTKKCLVGEGWCPIFAKPKIQEALQRATFDSSSQVGVIFHVMDTVDSPPTYFRTNRFTSAFQEIVDAYGVARYQEANPAVYTCITFPFLFAVMFGDWGHGICLLLGALVLIARESKLSAQKLGSFMEMLFGGRYVLLLMSLFSIYCGLIYNEFFSVPFHIFGGSAYKCRDAACSEAHTIGLIKYRDPYPFGVDPSWRGSRSELPFLNSLKMKMSILLGVVQMNLGILLSYFNARFFSSSLDIRYQFVPQMIFLNSLFGYLSLLVVIKWCTGSQADLYHVMIYMFLSPTDDLGENQLFWGQRPLQIILLLLALIAVPWMLFPKPFILRKLHTERFQGRAYGMLGTSEMDLEVEPDSARQHYEEFNFSEVFVHQMIHSIEFVLGAVSNTASYLRLWALSLAHSELSTVFYEKVLLLAWGYDNFIIRLIGLSVFAFATAFILLMMETLSAFLHALRLHWVEYQNKFYHGDGYKFKPFSFASITEDED, encoded by the exons atggAGAAGTTCATCGACAACTTACCAGCCATGGATCTGATGCGCTCCGAGAAGATGACCTTCGTCCAGCTCATCATCCCCGTCGAGTCCGCCCACCGCGCCATTTCTTACCTCGGCGAACTCGGCCTCCTCCAATTCCGAGAC TTAAATGCTGATAAAAGTCCTTTCCAACGAACATTTGTTAATCAG GTAAAGCGATGTGCAGAAATGTCAAGAAAGCTGCGGTTTTTCAGAGATCAAATTAGTAAAGCTGGTCTACTTTCATCTGTACATCCTGTTTTACAACCAGATATTGACTTAGAGGAATTAGAG ATACAATTAGCCGAGCATGAGCATGAGCTGATTGAGATGAATTCTAATAGTGATAGACTTCAACATTCATACAATGAACTACTCGAGTTCAAGATGGTATTGCAAAAG GCAAGTGGCTTTCTTGTTTCAAGTAACAGCCATGCGGTTTCAGAGGAGAGAGAACTAGATGAGAATATTTACTCAAATGATAACTATGGTGATGAAGTTTCATTACTTGAGCAG GATATCAGACCTGGCCCATCAGACCAATCTGGTTTGAGATTTGTTAGTGGAATTATTTGTAAATCCAAAGCTCTCAGGTTTGAGAGGATGTTGTTTCGTGCTACAAGGGGCAACATGCTTTTCAACCATGCCCCAGCAGATGAACAGATCATGGATCCTTTATCTActgaaatg GTTGAGAAAACAGTGTTTGTAGTGTTCTTCTCCGGGATGCAGGCaaaaacaaagattttgaaaatttgtgAGGCCTTTGGTGCGAATTGCTATCCTGTTCCTGAAGATATAACTAAGCAGAGGCAAATAACTAGAGAA GTTTCATCACGTCTTGCTGAATTGGAAACAACCTTGGATGCAGGGATTCGTCACAGAAATAAGGCCCTTACATCTGTAGGGTTTCACCTAGCAAAATGGATCAACATG GTAAGAAGGGAGAAAGCTGTATATGATACCTTGAATATGCTAAACTTTGATGTTACAAAAAAATGTCTCGTTGGAGAGGGCTGGTGTCCTATATTTGCAAAACCTAAG ATTCAGGAGGCACTGCAACGTGCTACATTTGATAGCAGTTCGCAAGTGGGAGTAATATTTCATGTGATGGATACAGTAGATTCACCTCCTACATATTTCAGAACCAACCGCTTTACAAGTGCATTTCAGGAAATTGTTGATGCATACGG TGTTGCAAGATATCAAGAAGCCAATCCTGCAGTTTACACTTGTATTACATTTCCATTTCTTTTTGCGGTGATGTTTGGGGACTGGGGTCATGGAATATGCTTATTGCTCGGAGCATTAGTTCTTATAGCTCGTGAAAGTAAACTCAGTGCTCAG AAACTTGGGAGCTTTATGGAGATGCTATTTGGTGGGCGATATGTACTACTCTTGATGTCCCTATTTTCAATCTACTGTGGGTTGATTTACAATGAGTTCTTTTCTGTTCCTTTTCACATATTTGGTGGGTCTGCTTACAAATGTAGAGATGCTGCTTGCAG TGAGGCGCACACTATTGGCTTAATCAAGTACAGAGATCCATACCCATTTGGTGTGGATCCCAGTTGGCGTGGAAGTCGTTCTGAACTCCCTTTTCTGAATTCTCTCAAAATGAAAATGTCAATTTTGTTGGGTGTTGTGCAAATGAACTTAGGAATTCTACTAAGTTACTTCAATGCAAGGTTTTTCAGCAGCTCGCTTGATATAAG GTACCAGTTTGTGCCACAGATGATCTTTCTTAACAGTCTTTTTGGATATCTTTCACTTCTTGTTGTCATCAAGTGGTGTACAGGATCTCAGGCAGACCTCTATCATGTAATGATTTACATGTTTTTAAGTCCGACTGATGATCTTGGTGAAAATCAATTATTCTGGGGCCAAAGACCACTTCAG ATCATTTTGTTGCTTTTGGCTTTAATTGCAGTTCCATGGATGCTCTTTCCAAAACCTTTCATATTGAGGAAGCTTCATACAGAG AGGTTTCAAGGTCGTGCGTATGGGATGCTTGGCACCTCAGAGATGGATCTTGAAGTGGAACCTGATTCTGCGAGGCAACATTATGAAGAGTTTAATTTCAGTGAGGTATTTGTACACCAGATGATACACTCCATAGAGTTTGTTCTTGGTGCTGTTTCAAATACAGCATCATATCTACGACTATGGGCTTTGAG CTTGGCGCACTCAGAATTGTCGACCGTTTTCTACGAGAAAGTTCTCCTCCTTGCCTGGGG GTATGACAACTTCATTATCCGGTTAATTGGGTTATCAGTTTTCGCCTTTGCAACTGCGTTCATACTACTCATGATGGAGACGCTAAGTGCTTTTCTCCATGCGCTGCGTCTTCATTGGGTGGAGTATCAAAATAAATTCTACCACGGAGATGGCTACAAGTTCAAACCTTTTTCCTTCGCCTCCATAACCGAGGATGAGGATTAG
- the LOC126589613 gene encoding uncharacterized protein LOC126589613 isoform X2 has protein sequence MPPAMSDYRSNEAEIVKSQDNFASVSEDKAMVESYNLDSRNASQFNCQDYCLELDSVDEVQTIGAGTGDFTSLLNLNLLVEDTSGEPINLMGDKINFSGEEISVMSASCLNAEDRILNQSPEVHVSSFEGRESFEECLTDNIRNCADMSSKVSDLGGIGPQSPHGKYKRLDEESKQVDEGSDMIKERALGDLREQSSVSNYACSAVVNNVYEELAGNPELHRPNVDVIRGSQDISPGSCLNGTLLSNNTSCKDFVETVHEEILTKKSGAVQNSPPSKSQPQRGPWSPVKRKANQVIGPFDFTKHTNSGLPTSQ, from the exons ATGCCACCTGCTATGTCAGATTACAGGTCCAATGAGGCAGAAATAGTGAAGTCCCAGGACAATTTTGCTTCAGTGTCGGAAGACAAAGCAATGGTTGAGAGTTACAACCTTGACTCAAGGAATGCCTCTCAGTTTAATTGCCAAGATTATTGTTTGGAGTTGGACAGTGTGGATGAAGTTCAAACCATAGGTGCAGGAACTGGAGATTTCACTTCCCTGCTAAACTTGAATCTGCTAGTTGAAGATACTTCAGGAGAGCCGATTAATTTGATGGGTGATAAAATCAATTTCAGTGGAGAGGAAATTAGTGTGATGAGTGCAAGTTGCTTAAATGCAGAAGATAGAATCTTGAATCAGAGTCCAGAGGTTCATGTGAGTTCATTTGAAGGTAGAGAATCTTTTGAAGAGTGCCTTACAGATAATATTAGGAACTGTGCAGATATGAGCTCAAAAGTGAGCGATTTGGGTGGAATCGGGCCACAAAGTCCCCATGGTAAGTATAAAAGATTGGATGAagaaagtaaacaagttgatGAAGGTAGCGACATGATCAAGGAACGAGCTCTTGGAGATCTGCGAGAACAAAGCTCAGTCTCAAACTACGCATGTTCAGCAGTTGTTAATAACGTATATGAAGAACTAGCTGGAAATCCTGAGCTTCATCGTCCAAATGTTGATGTCATACGAGGGTCGCAGGATATTAGCCCCGGGTCTTGTTTGAATGGTACCTTGCTTTCAAACAACACTTCCTGTAAGGATTTTGTGGAAACCGTTCACGAG GAaattttgacaaagaaaagtggtgcagtACAAAATTCACCCCCCAGCAAATCTCAACCTCAACGGGGTCCATGGTCTCCG
- the LOC126590121 gene encoding arogenate dehydratase/prephenate dehydratase 2, chloroplastic-like has protein sequence MAASSVERSATTPFPRHVVSKRFPSDHFPKPILNFEIRSRRRRIGLTLASLRSDDTARIRNYGGGHRNLVGGAMDVESALEDFPYDVESKDMHTLPRPLSSTHLSNWVSDSSRLRVAYQGVHGAYSESAAEKAYPNCEAVPCEQFDTAFEAVERWLVDRAVFPIENSLGGSIHRNYDLLLRHRLHIVGEVKLAVCHCLLANHGVEIEGLKRVLSHPQALDQCENTLTKLGLVREAVDDTAGAAKHVAFHKLKDTGAVASSAAAGIYGLQILAQDIQDDSDNVTRFLMLAREPIIPGTDRPFKTSIVFLLEEGPGVLFKALAVFALRQINLTKIESRPLRMQPLRASDDSNGGSPKYFDYLFYVDFEASMADQNAQNALRHLKEFATFLRVLGSYPMDTSMT, from the exons ATGGCGGCGTCTTCGGTGGAACGATCCGCCACAACCCCTTTCCCACGACACGTCGTATCGAAGCGCTTCCCTTCCGATCACTTCCCCAAACCAATTttgaacttcgaaattcgctcCAGACGCCGTCGTATAGGCCTGACCCTGGCCTCTCTTCGCTCAGACGACACCGCCAGAATCAGAAATTACGGCGGTGGTCACAGAAACCTGGTTGGAGGCGCTATGGATGTGGAGAGCGCCTTGGAGGACTTCCCTTACGACGTCGAATCAAAAGACATGCACACTCTCCCAA GACCTTTGTCTTCGACCCATCTCTCCAATTGGGTCTCTGATAGCTCCCGCCTTCGCGTTGCATATCAG GGGGTTCATGGAGCATACAGTGAATCAGCTGCGGAGAAAGCGTATCCAAATTGCGAAGCAGTGCCTTGTGAACAATTCGATACTGCTTTTGAG GCTGTTGAACGTTGGCTTGTGGACAGAGCAGTCTTTCCAATTGAGAATTCATTAGGTGGAAGCATCCACAGAAACTACGACCTTTTACTCAGGCACAGGTTGCATATAGTAGGGGAAGTGAAACTTGCAGTTTGCCATTGCTTACTGGCTAACCATGGTGTTGAAATTGAAGGCCTAAAAAGGGTTCTTAGCCATCCACAG GCTCTTGATCAGTGTGAGAACACGTTAACGAAGCTGGGATTGGTCAGAGAAGCAGTGGATGATACTGCTGGTGCAGCAAAG CATGTTGCTTTCCACAAACTGAAGGATACAGGAGCTGTTGCCAGCTCAGCTGCTGCAGGCATATATGGTCTGCAAATACTTGCACAGGATATTCAG GATGATTCTGACAATGTTACTCGGTTTCTAATGCTTGCTAGAGAACCAATTATTCCTGGCACAGATAGGCCATTCAAG ACAAGTATAGTCTTCTTGCTAGAGGAAGGCCCTGGGGTCCTTTTCAAGGCTCTGGCTGTTTTTGCTTTGCGTCAAATCAATCTTACAAAG ATTGAAAGCCGTCCTTTGCGGATGCAGCCCCTGCGAGCATCTGATGATAGTAACGGTGGATCTCCAAA GTACTTTGACTATCTTTTTTATGTGGATTTTGAAGCATCAATGGCTGATCAGAATGCACAAAATGCCCTTCGGCATCTCaag GAGTTTGCAACATTCTTGCGGGTGCTAGGGAGTTACCCGATGGATACAAGCATGACATGA
- the LOC126589613 gene encoding uncharacterized protein LOC126589613 isoform X1 — protein MPPAMSDYRSNEAEIVKSQDNFASVSEDKAMVESYNLDSRNASQFNCQDYCLELDSVDEVQTIGAGTGDFTSLLNLNLLVEDTSGEPINLMGDKINFSGEEISVMSASCLNAEDRILNQSPEVHVSSFEGRESFEECLTDNIRNCADMSSKVSDLGGIGPQSPHGKYKRLDEESKQVDEGSDMIKERALGDLREQSSVSNYACSAVVNNVYEELAGNPELHRPNVDVIRGSQDISPGSCLNGNFDKEKWCSTKFTPQQISTSTGSMVSGEAKG, from the exons ATGCCACCTGCTATGTCAGATTACAGGTCCAATGAGGCAGAAATAGTGAAGTCCCAGGACAATTTTGCTTCAGTGTCGGAAGACAAAGCAATGGTTGAGAGTTACAACCTTGACTCAAGGAATGCCTCTCAGTTTAATTGCCAAGATTATTGTTTGGAGTTGGACAGTGTGGATGAAGTTCAAACCATAGGTGCAGGAACTGGAGATTTCACTTCCCTGCTAAACTTGAATCTGCTAGTTGAAGATACTTCAGGAGAGCCGATTAATTTGATGGGTGATAAAATCAATTTCAGTGGAGAGGAAATTAGTGTGATGAGTGCAAGTTGCTTAAATGCAGAAGATAGAATCTTGAATCAGAGTCCAGAGGTTCATGTGAGTTCATTTGAAGGTAGAGAATCTTTTGAAGAGTGCCTTACAGATAATATTAGGAACTGTGCAGATATGAGCTCAAAAGTGAGCGATTTGGGTGGAATCGGGCCACAAAGTCCCCATGGTAAGTATAAAAGATTGGATGAagaaagtaaacaagttgatGAAGGTAGCGACATGATCAAGGAACGAGCTCTTGGAGATCTGCGAGAACAAAGCTCAGTCTCAAACTACGCATGTTCAGCAGTTGTTAATAACGTATATGAAGAACTAGCTGGAAATCCTGAGCTTCATCGTCCAAATGTTGATGTCATACGAGGGTCGCAGGATATTAGCCCCGGGTCTTGTTTGAATG GAaattttgacaaagaaaagtggtgcagtACAAAATTCACCCCCCAGCAAATCTCAACCTCAACGGGGTCCATGGTCTCCG